Proteins encoded by one window of Chiroxiphia lanceolata isolate bChiLan1 chromosome 26, bChiLan1.pri, whole genome shotgun sequence:
- the HAP1 gene encoding huntingtin-associated protein 1 isoform X2: protein MEIWSSPAAYDELNGNAERGGGADPIARELEEVLCAERVVRITKTYHDIDAVTNLLDEKERDLELAARIGQSLLKQNRSLTERNELLEEQLELAKEEIAQLRHEVSMRDDLLHFYTTTTEESEPTTTTSTPLRRHESSLSLQQYFQYDTLQQKLKCLEEENQKLRMEATSIATETCQYEDQEQQLMIDCVEQFSEASQQVVHLSEELAHRAEDAARQQEEITQLLAQVADLQQKCRTYGSEVEELQQHLTAAKEVQQQLRMELRDLQEKYAECGGMLQEAQEEVKSLRSRSLPNSTVSRYSAASLLPVDSLAAEIKGMMRKRTDSSSSDYKSYLHVFETVKAVNQAAKAKSCSESPHHMPGSKQLSAAHSGGASTPHISCSGSEGARAGGSGGARWAAPGRQDLEAAVQRLSARQQSHSSEERSFFEAERERKLWRLRDGVNSSGFLTPNESIVSTGTSYSGGSELTAGSTFSLGSLTYLPDKLQIVKPLEGSVTLHHWQQLAQPNLGGILVPRPGVLTKDFRQLDIDLEEVYSLNDLEEDDVDTGSFQLLPTSTPAKAKERPRVCIMPSCLLVGPLRG, encoded by the exons ATGGAGATCTGGAGCAGCCCCGCCGCCTACGACGAGTTAAACGGGAACgcggagcgcggcggcggcgccgacCCCATCGCCCgggagctggaggaag TCCTGTGTGCTGAGCGGGTGGTCAGGATCACCAAGACCTACCACGACATCGACGCCGTCACCAACCTGCTGGATGAG AAGGAGCGGGACCTGGAGCTGGCGGCGCGCATCGGGCAGTCCCTGCTGAAGCAGAATCGGAGCCTGACCGAGCGCaatgagctgctggaggagcagctggagttGGCCAAGGAGGAG ATTGCGCAGCTGCGCCATGAGGTCTCCATGCGGGATGACCTTCTCCACTTCTACACCACCACGACAGAGGAGAGCGagcccaccaccaccacctccacaCC gctgcGCCGGCACGagtcctcactgtccctgcagcagtACTTCCAGTACGACACcttgcagcagaagctgaagtgCCTGGAGGAGGAGAACCAGAAGCTTCGCATGGAG GCCACCAGCATCGCCACTGAGACCTGTCAGTACGAggaccaggagcagcagctgatgaTCGACTGCGTGGAGCAGTTCT CCGAGGCGAGCCAGCAGGTCGTTCACCTGTCGGAGGAGCTGGCGCACCGGGCGGAGGACGCGGCGCGGCAGCAGGAGGAGATCACGCAGCTCCTGGCGCAGGTCGCGGACCTGCAGCAGAAGTGCCGCACG TACGGCTCCGAGGTGgaggagctccagcagcacctgacTGCGGCGAaggaggtgcagcagcagctccgaATGGAG CTGCGGGACCTGCAGGAGAAGTACGCGGAGTGCGGGGGGATGCTGCAGGAAGCGCAGGAGGAGGTGAAGAGCCTGCGGAGCCGCAGCCTGCCCAACAGCACCGTGAGCCGCTACAGCGCGGCCAGTCTGCTGCCCGTG GACTCGCTGGCCGCTGAGATCAAGGGCATGATGAGGAAGAGGACTGACAGCTCCTCCTCGGACTACAA GAGTTACCTGCATGTCTTCGAGACGGTGAAGGCAGTGAACCAGGCAGCCAAAGCCAAGTCTTGCTCCGAGTCTCCCCACCACATGCCAGGCTCCAAGCAGTTGTCAGCCGCCCACTCTGGGGGGGCCAGCACCCCCCACATCAGCTGCTCCGGCTCGGAGGGTGCCCG GGCCGGGGGGTCCGGCGGGGCCCGCTGGGCAGCCCCGGGCCGGCAGGACCTGGAGGCGGCGGTGCAGCGGCTGTCGGCGCGGCAGCAGAGCCACTCCTCCGAGGAGCGCTCCTTCTTCGAGGCCGAGCGGGAGCGCAAGCTCTGGCGCCTGAGGGACGGGGTGAACTCCAGCGGCTTCCTCACCCCCAACGAGAGCATCGTCTCCACGGGGACCAGCTACTCGGGGGGCTCGGAGCTCACCGCCGGCTCCACCTTTTCCCTCGGCTCCCTCACATACCTGCCCGACAAGCTGCAGATCGTGAAGCCACTGGAAg GCTCTGTGACACTCCACcactggcagcagctggcacaaCCCAACCTGGGCGGGATCCTGGTGCCCCGTCCCGGGGTGCTCACCAAAGACTTCAGGCAGCTGGACATCGACCTGGAGGAGGTGTACAGCCTCAATGACCTGGAGGAGGATGATGTGGACACTGgctccttccagctgctccctaCCTCAACACCCGCCAAAGCCAAGGAGCGCCCCAGGG tCTGTATCATGCCGTCGTGCCTTCTTGTGGGCCCTTTGAGGGGCTGA
- the HAP1 gene encoding huntingtin-associated protein 1 isoform X1 codes for MEIWSSPAAYDELNGNAERGGGADPIARELEEVLCAERVVRITKTYHDIDAVTNLLDEKERDLELAARIGQSLLKQNRSLTERNELLEEQLELAKEEIAQLRHEVSMRDDLLHFYTTTTEESEPTTTTSTPLRRHESSLSLQQYFQYDTLQQKLKCLEEENQKLRMEATSIATETCQYEDQEQQLMIDCVEQFSEASQQVVHLSEELAHRAEDAARQQEEITQLLAQVADLQQKCRTYGSEVEELQQHLTAAKEVQQQLRMELRDLQEKYAECGGMLQEAQEEVKSLRSRSLPNSTVSRYSAASLLPVDSLAAEIKGMMRKRTDSSSSDYKSYLHVFETVKAVNQAAKAKSCSESPHHMPGSKQLSAAHSGGASTPHISCSGSEGARAGGSGGARWAAPGRQDLEAAVQRLSARQQSHSSEERSFFEAERERKLWRLRDGVNSSGFLTPNESIVSTGTSYSGGSELTAGSTFSLGSLTYLPDKLQIVKPLEGSVTLHHWQQLAQPNLGGILVPRPGVLTKDFRQLDIDLEEVYSLNDLEEDDVDTGSFQLLPTSTPAKAKERPRVFLSVNNLPQTPSTFTITTCHILHPTTAITTVTPSLYHAVVPSCGPFEGLSLSSPSPEQSPPTLVLGPGPPSTPVGLFRLLLGRDSHAAPGTGLWRAPSLCSQDSQHAEPQPSPVPRGQDGSPPRSSIFSWNLVEKLRRLGLDKVVARGEMSRAQGGHRGARGTLT; via the exons ATGGAGATCTGGAGCAGCCCCGCCGCCTACGACGAGTTAAACGGGAACgcggagcgcggcggcggcgccgacCCCATCGCCCgggagctggaggaag TCCTGTGTGCTGAGCGGGTGGTCAGGATCACCAAGACCTACCACGACATCGACGCCGTCACCAACCTGCTGGATGAG AAGGAGCGGGACCTGGAGCTGGCGGCGCGCATCGGGCAGTCCCTGCTGAAGCAGAATCGGAGCCTGACCGAGCGCaatgagctgctggaggagcagctggagttGGCCAAGGAGGAG ATTGCGCAGCTGCGCCATGAGGTCTCCATGCGGGATGACCTTCTCCACTTCTACACCACCACGACAGAGGAGAGCGagcccaccaccaccacctccacaCC gctgcGCCGGCACGagtcctcactgtccctgcagcagtACTTCCAGTACGACACcttgcagcagaagctgaagtgCCTGGAGGAGGAGAACCAGAAGCTTCGCATGGAG GCCACCAGCATCGCCACTGAGACCTGTCAGTACGAggaccaggagcagcagctgatgaTCGACTGCGTGGAGCAGTTCT CCGAGGCGAGCCAGCAGGTCGTTCACCTGTCGGAGGAGCTGGCGCACCGGGCGGAGGACGCGGCGCGGCAGCAGGAGGAGATCACGCAGCTCCTGGCGCAGGTCGCGGACCTGCAGCAGAAGTGCCGCACG TACGGCTCCGAGGTGgaggagctccagcagcacctgacTGCGGCGAaggaggtgcagcagcagctccgaATGGAG CTGCGGGACCTGCAGGAGAAGTACGCGGAGTGCGGGGGGATGCTGCAGGAAGCGCAGGAGGAGGTGAAGAGCCTGCGGAGCCGCAGCCTGCCCAACAGCACCGTGAGCCGCTACAGCGCGGCCAGTCTGCTGCCCGTG GACTCGCTGGCCGCTGAGATCAAGGGCATGATGAGGAAGAGGACTGACAGCTCCTCCTCGGACTACAA GAGTTACCTGCATGTCTTCGAGACGGTGAAGGCAGTGAACCAGGCAGCCAAAGCCAAGTCTTGCTCCGAGTCTCCCCACCACATGCCAGGCTCCAAGCAGTTGTCAGCCGCCCACTCTGGGGGGGCCAGCACCCCCCACATCAGCTGCTCCGGCTCGGAGGGTGCCCG GGCCGGGGGGTCCGGCGGGGCCCGCTGGGCAGCCCCGGGCCGGCAGGACCTGGAGGCGGCGGTGCAGCGGCTGTCGGCGCGGCAGCAGAGCCACTCCTCCGAGGAGCGCTCCTTCTTCGAGGCCGAGCGGGAGCGCAAGCTCTGGCGCCTGAGGGACGGGGTGAACTCCAGCGGCTTCCTCACCCCCAACGAGAGCATCGTCTCCACGGGGACCAGCTACTCGGGGGGCTCGGAGCTCACCGCCGGCTCCACCTTTTCCCTCGGCTCCCTCACATACCTGCCCGACAAGCTGCAGATCGTGAAGCCACTGGAAg GCTCTGTGACACTCCACcactggcagcagctggcacaaCCCAACCTGGGCGGGATCCTGGTGCCCCGTCCCGGGGTGCTCACCAAAGACTTCAGGCAGCTGGACATCGACCTGGAGGAGGTGTACAGCCTCAATGACCTGGAGGAGGATGATGTGGACACTGgctccttccagctgctccctaCCTCAACACCCGCCAAAGCCAAGGAGCGCCCCAGGG TGTTCCTCTCTGTTAACAACCTCCCCCAGACCCCGTCTACCTTCACCATCACCACCTGCCACATCCTCCACCCCACCACTGCGATCACCACGGTGACACCCAG tCTGTATCATGCCGTCGTGCCTTCTTGTGGGCCCTTTGAGGGGCTGAGCCTCAGCAGCCCCTCGCCAGAACAGTCTCCCCCCACGCTGGTGCTTGGCCCTGGACCCCCGAGCACCCCCGTGGGACTCTTCAGACTCTTGCTGGGGCGAGATTCCCACGCGGCACCAGGGACTGGATTGTGGCGGGCCCCCTCACTCTGCTCCCAGGACTCCCAGCACGCTGagccccagccctcccctgtGCCCCGGGGGCAGGATGGATCCCCACCCAGGAGCAGCATCTTCAGCTGGAACCTGGTGGAGAAGCTGCGGCGCCTGGGGCTGGACAAGGTGGTGGCCAGAGGGGAGATGTCCCGTGcccagggagggcacaggggggcCCGGGGCACCCTGACGTGA
- the LOC116798649 gene encoding gastrin/cholecystokinin-like peptide — protein sequence MKVTLCFGLILTIAVTSCLCWPVAPGAVGDPHQHPPNLVRRDWPEYLSQEQQHLLSRFLPHALTELNNHKGFVHEDEGMEALHEHYYPDWMDFGRRSAEDGADAA from the exons ATGAAGGTGACCCTGTGCTTCGGCCTCATCCTCACCATCGCTGTGacctcctgcctgtgctggccCGTGGCACCGGGCGCTGTGGGGGacccccaccagcacccccccAACCTGGTGCGGCGCGACTGGCCCGAGTAcctgtcccaggagcagcagcacctcctgtcCCGGTTCCTGCCCCACGCCCTCACAG agctgaacAACCACAAGGGCTTCGTGCATGAGGACGAGGGGATGGAGGCCCTGCACGAGCACTACTACCCCGACTGGATGGACTTCGGCCGCCGCAGCGCCGAGGACGGGGCCGATGCCGCGTAG
- the EIF1 gene encoding eukaryotic translation initiation factor 1: protein MSAIQNLQPFDPFADASKGDDLLPAGTEDYIHIRIQQRNGRKTLTTVQGIADDYDKKKLVKAFKKKFACNGTVIEHPEYGEVIQLQGDQRKNICQFLVEIGLAKDDQLKVHGF from the exons ATGTCCGCTATCCAGAACCTCCAGCCCTTCG ACCCCTTTGCGGATGCAAGTAAGGGTGATGACCTGCTCCCGGCCGGCACTGAGGACTACATCCATATAAGGATCCAGCAGCGCAACGGCAGGAAGACCCTCACCACAGTCCAGGGCATCGCGGATGACTACGATAAAAAGAAACTGGTGAAGGCCTTCAAGAAG AAATTTGCCTGCAATGGAACTGTAATTGAGCACCCCGAGTATGGAGAAGTGATTCAGTTGCAGGGTGACCAGCGCAAGAACATCTGCCAGTTCCTCGTGGAG ATTGGACTGGCTAAAGACGACCAGCTGAAAGTCCACGGGTTTTAA